A genomic window from Thermithiobacillus tepidarius DSM 3134 includes:
- the rbfA gene encoding 30S ribosome-binding factor RbfA, with translation MPRDFSRSRRIAHLLQEEIAALLPELRDLRAVHAIPPTISGVDVTPDMKSARVFFSLLSGPEHAEEVRAILQHASGYLRHQLGKRLDLRRIPNLHFEYDRSFDEGARMSRLIRGALEEDGQADGEDVDRD, from the coding sequence ATGCCCAGAGATTTCAGTCGTTCCCGGCGCATTGCCCATCTGTTGCAGGAGGAGATTGCCGCCCTCCTGCCGGAGCTGCGGGACCTGCGCGCCGTGCACGCCATCCCGCCCACCATCAGCGGCGTGGACGTGACGCCGGACATGAAGTCGGCCCGCGTGTTCTTCAGCCTGCTGAGCGGGCCGGAACATGCGGAGGAGGTGCGCGCCATCCTGCAGCACGCCAGCGGCTATTTGCGCCATCAATTGGGCAAGCGACTGGACCTGCGCCGCATTCCCAACCTGCATTTCGAGTATGACCGCAGCTTCGACGAAGGGGCGCGCATGTCGCGCCTGATCCGCGGCGCCTTGGAAGAGGATGGACAGGCAGACGGAGAGGATGTTGACCGGGATTGA
- the infB gene encoding translation initiation factor IF-2, with protein MSLVTVASFAEELSMSAPRLLEQLRAAGVEKRTADDPLSEEDKRQLLTFLRRSHGEAGEIAAPKKITLKRTSTTQIKQTGASGKARTVKVEVRKQRTYVKRGPAHPEEEAVPAEEKRVEEVAAALEPASAAAVAPTPVGQAEEQPQQEAAAAELPAEAAVEAVETAAPAAEAPAPETPVAETPAAPAAAASAERAPAAAEPVRPAPKAPAPAKGKKLDRRSAAEEEALRKGGKKTGRTMLDLGDEMGGARRRKDARRKDRGQEQLHGFERPTKPIVRDVPLPETITVAELANRMAVKAAEVIRQMMKLGVMATINQVIDQETAAIVVEEMGHKPVLVSLESPEDLLREAPGGEEAMLPRPPVVTVMGHVDHGKTSLLDRIREARVAAGEAGGITQHIGAYHVDTPKGTITFLDTPGHEAFTAMRARGAKVTDIVILVVAADDGVMPQTIEAIDHAKAAGVPIVVAVNKIDKPSADPDRVKQELANRGVIPEDWGGDTQFVHVSAKTGHNIDELLDAVLLQAEVLELKAPVSGVAHGVVIESRLDRGRGPVATILVKGGTLGLGDVLLAGTEFGRVRAMNDERGKAVKSAGPSIPVEVLGLSNVPAVGEETVVVADERKAREIALFRQGKFREVKLARSQKAKLEQMFEQMQEGQVNTLNLLVKADVQGSAEALRDALERLSTGEVRVNVIHSGVGGITETDVNLASASQAIIIGFNVRADASARRLIEQEGVDVHYYNVIYDAVNEVKAAMSGMLAPEIREQVIGHAEVRQLFRVPKVGVVAGCMVRDGVIRRSAKVRVLRDSVVIFTGEIESLRRVKEDVREVREGFECGIGLKNFNDLKEADIIEAFETVEVARTL; from the coding sequence ATGTCTTTGGTTACAGTAGCCAGTTTTGCAGAAGAACTTAGCATGTCCGCCCCCCGTCTGCTGGAGCAGTTGCGGGCTGCGGGCGTGGAAAAACGTACTGCCGATGACCCCCTTTCCGAAGAAGACAAGCGTCAACTCCTGACCTTTCTGCGGCGCAGTCACGGCGAGGCGGGCGAAATCGCGGCGCCCAAAAAGATCACGCTCAAGCGGACCAGCACGACGCAGATCAAGCAGACGGGAGCTTCCGGCAAGGCCCGCACGGTGAAGGTGGAGGTGCGGAAACAGCGCACCTATGTGAAGCGCGGGCCGGCGCACCCGGAAGAAGAGGCCGTGCCTGCCGAGGAGAAGCGGGTCGAGGAGGTGGCTGCCGCGCTGGAGCCGGCATCAGCTGCCGCCGTGGCACCCACGCCTGTCGGGCAGGCAGAGGAGCAGCCGCAGCAGGAAGCGGCCGCTGCAGAGCTGCCCGCCGAGGCGGCGGTCGAGGCGGTGGAGACGGCCGCGCCCGCAGCGGAGGCGCCGGCACCCGAGACACCTGTTGCCGAAACACCCGCGGCACCCGCAGCGGCGGCAAGCGCCGAGAGAGCGCCGGCCGCCGCCGAGCCGGTGCGCCCGGCCCCCAAGGCTCCGGCGCCCGCCAAAGGCAAGAAGCTGGATCGCCGCAGCGCCGCCGAGGAGGAAGCCTTGCGCAAGGGCGGCAAGAAGACCGGCCGCACCATGCTGGATCTGGGCGATGAAATGGGCGGTGCGCGGCGCCGCAAGGATGCCCGGCGCAAAGACCGGGGGCAGGAGCAACTGCACGGCTTCGAGCGGCCCACCAAGCCGATCGTGCGCGACGTTCCCCTCCCGGAGACCATTACCGTGGCCGAGTTGGCCAACCGCATGGCGGTGAAGGCGGCCGAGGTCATCCGGCAGATGATGAAGCTGGGGGTGATGGCGACCATCAACCAGGTGATCGATCAGGAAACCGCCGCCATCGTGGTGGAGGAGATGGGGCACAAGCCCGTGCTGGTATCGCTGGAAAGCCCGGAAGATCTGCTGCGCGAAGCGCCCGGCGGGGAGGAGGCGATGCTGCCCCGTCCGCCGGTGGTCACCGTCATGGGCCACGTCGATCATGGCAAGACCTCCTTGCTGGACCGCATCCGCGAGGCGCGGGTCGCGGCAGGCGAGGCGGGCGGCATTACTCAGCACATCGGCGCCTATCACGTGGATACGCCCAAGGGGACGATCACCTTCCTGGATACTCCCGGCCACGAGGCCTTTACCGCCATGCGCGCCCGCGGCGCCAAGGTGACGGATATCGTGATCCTGGTGGTGGCCGCCGATGACGGCGTCATGCCGCAGACCATCGAGGCCATCGACCACGCCAAGGCGGCAGGCGTGCCGATCGTGGTGGCGGTGAACAAGATCGACAAGCCCTCGGCCGATCCCGACCGGGTGAAACAGGAGCTGGCCAATCGCGGCGTCATCCCCGAGGATTGGGGCGGCGATACCCAGTTCGTGCACGTGTCGGCCAAGACCGGCCATAACATCGACGAGCTGCTGGATGCGGTGCTGCTGCAGGCCGAGGTGCTGGAGCTGAAGGCGCCGGTATCCGGTGTGGCGCACGGCGTGGTCATCGAGTCGCGCCTGGATCGCGGTCGTGGCCCGGTGGCGACCATTCTGGTCAAGGGCGGCACGCTGGGCTTGGGCGACGTGCTGCTGGCCGGCACCGAGTTCGGCCGCGTGCGCGCCATGAACGACGAGCGCGGCAAGGCGGTGAAGAGCGCCGGGCCCAGCATTCCGGTGGAGGTGCTCGGCTTGTCCAATGTGCCGGCCGTGGGTGAGGAAACCGTGGTGGTGGCCGACGAGCGCAAGGCCCGTGAAATTGCCCTGTTCCGCCAGGGCAAGTTCCGCGAGGTCAAGCTGGCGCGCAGTCAGAAGGCCAAGCTGGAGCAGATGTTCGAGCAGATGCAGGAAGGCCAGGTCAATACCTTGAACCTGCTGGTCAAGGCCGACGTGCAGGGTTCCGCCGAGGCGCTGCGCGATGCCTTGGAGCGCCTGTCCACCGGCGAGGTCCGGGTCAACGTGATCCACAGCGGCGTGGGCGGCATCACTGAGACCGACGTCAACCTGGCCAGCGCCTCCCAGGCGATCATCATCGGCTTCAACGTGCGCGCCGATGCCTCTGCGCGGCGCCTGATCGAGCAGGAAGGCGTGGACGTCCATTACTACAACGTCATCTACGACGCCGTGAACGAGGTCAAGGCGGCCATGAGCGGCATGCTGGCGCCCGAGATCAGGGAGCAGGTCATCGGCCATGCCGAAGTGCGGCAGCTTTTCCGGGTGCCCAAGGTGGGCGTGGTGGCCGGCTGCATGGTGCGCGACGGCGTGATCCGCCGCAGCGCCAAGGTGCGCGTGCTACGCGATTCGGTGGTGATCTTCACCGGCGAGATCGAGTCGCTGCGCCGGGTGAAGGAGGATGTGCGCGAGGTGCGGGAAGGCTTCGAGTGCGGTATCGGCCTGAAGAACTTCAACGATCTCAAGGAGGCCGACATCATCGAAGCCTTCGAGACCGTCGAAGTGGCGCGTACGCTGTAA